From the Catharus ustulatus isolate bCatUst1 chromosome 2, bCatUst1.pri.v2, whole genome shotgun sequence genome, the window atttttcaaaagcaggatTTCAATGTCTTTTCTAAGGCCCAAAATCTAAATTTCTTCTGGCTCCCAAAACTTCATGTGAATGTTAGTCTTGCTTGAATAAGGCCTGCAAGCTCCATTCCCAAATCTTGCTCCTTGTTAAATTGAATGGAAATTCTGAAAGTGACTTCAGTCGGATCAGGATAGACTCTTCAGCCACCAGGTTGCCCAGATATTTTAGCCACCTTTTCTGCAATAATTATATAAGTCTGTTTTCACTGACCTAAGGACACTACAGATTGATGTTAAACGGTACGCAACAGGAAATAATGTTGCTTTAGGAATTTCACCATTAGTAAGTTCCTTTCCTCTTACATTTTCTTGTAAGATCAAAGATCAAACTAAAATTATTAAGTACACAGTCAAGTAACTTTAAACCTACAGATTATTCTCAAAATGTTCAAATATAAGCACTCAAGTTTACttctaaaaagcattttttcaacAAACTTAAGCTGGTATCTAATAGTCTAAAATGCAGAGCTGTACTTTATCCTAATTGTTCGTTCACGGGCAGTGTATGGGGCCACAGTGTTTTGAAATGATAATCCttgctttctgaagaaaaattgttCTGTGCAATAATTTCTGAGGTGTGGTTTGAATTCCTGTCCTCCTGTAAGCAATTTTAGAAGTCAGCTAAAATTATAGTCAAACATGCTCAAACATATTTGCAGGCTTATAAACATGGTGTGATCATGGTTGGCAAACACTGGATAGAAGGTCAAACCGAACACTTCCTAACAGAtcaagagtaaaaaaaaaaaaaaaaaaaaaaaattatggaaagaAGAACCTCAAAAATCTATTCCAGGGGTTCCCTAAACTCCGCCTGGCCGAGGACCGCATGGGTGACTTGCCATGAATACAAAGGCTTAAGTCATGTTATATGGAAGAAACTGAGTTACCTTTAATAGGGCAAGTTGGTCCGTAGACACAACAGGTGCCAACAGGAAATACACGCACCCTGATGTTTGCCATAGGGCTACAAGCGATTTAAGAGGAAGAAAGTAAGTCATTGCATCTGCTCATGTAAAGCTTCTGGAGAAGAGCTGAAGTGAAGGCaagggcaggagggagatgACAGCCAGGTGTATGGGCACTAGGGATATTAACTTTTTTCTCGGCTGAAAGTCGGCCTCAGGCACATGACCAGCTACCATTGCCCCCTTATCTGTGCAggcctccctgcagctgccttgaGAGATCTGCCGTGAACATGAAGGAGAGTGGGACTGGTCCCCCGGCCCACGGGCTGCGCTTCGGTCACCCCTGACCTATTAGAAAATGTCGATAATTTTCCCCACTACAACTCACAGAGTGCAAAAACAGCAAGCGTCTAAGTTTGAAACCCAGGCCTTCTCACCCACGCCAGGCCTGGCCTCCCCGGGCAGCTCCCCTGCCCACTCCGCCTTCCAGCACCTGCTCCCCCGAGCACGGGCGACCGCCTTACACGGCCAGGTCGTCTGACcgggctctgcagctgctcgACTTACTGGCCCTGCTCAAGCGCCGCGTGTCTACGAGCAGCGGGGGCTCGTGCATCTCCACCGTGGTGCAGGCAGCCGAGACGGGCCGTGCCCCCGACAGCTCCACCTCGCCCTCCACATCCCACTTGCTGCCGCTCGCCCCgctcaggctggtgctgctgccgctgtTGGCCGCGGCAATGGGCAGCACAGCCGGGGGTGGGAGTAGCTGCTCCAGCGGCTCTTCCTGCTCAGGAAGGGGATGCCGGACGCTGCTGGGGGTAGAGGAGCCTGCTGAGCTGGAGGAAGCCTTCCCCGGGTGCTCAGCTGCCATGTTGACCCAGTTCTGCTCGGACGGCAGGGCACGGCTGCTGCTGTTGAAGTAGTTGATGACGGCTGGCGTGGGCGTGGGGATGGGGGTCGGGATGGTGACGGGAGTGGAGATGGGTGTGGGAGTCACGGCACGGTGCCTCTCCTCAGGAACTTGCGGAGCAGCAGGGTAGCTTGCCATGGACGTCGTGTTGGAGGGGGGCCGTGGTCTCGGAGCAGCTGTAGCGTAGTATGATGCCATGGTCACTGGGGCCAGCAGCGGTGTGACAGCACGGGTGTCCGGCAGAACAGGGGCCGGCGTGGCAGTCGTGACCACCACAGGGGGTGCTGGTGGCGGCAGGGAAACAGGCTTGGACTCCCCCGTTACCATAACTGGTGTCATCGTTGCGACAGGCATCTCTAGGATGTACTGGCTTGTCATGCCCTGCTTAAGCTTCTTCCACCCCAAGTGATATATCTCGAGCATGTTCAGCAGCAGGGAGACCGAGGCCACCACCAacatgaagatgatgaagatggtCTTCTCGGTGGGCCTCGAGATGAAGCAGTCCACAGTGTGTGGACAAGGTGAGCGGCTGCACTGGTAGACCGGCTTTAGCTCGAAGCCATATAGGAAGTACTGGCCCACAATGAAGCCCACCTCAAACAGTGTCTTGAATATGATATTGAAGACATAGGTACGGAGCAAGGCACCCCCCATACGGATTCTACCACGTTCATCACGGATTGGGAGcttctctttcccccttttGACAATAGGTTGATCTTTGACGTTATTGCTGCCTCCTCCACCACCACTgccagatgctgctgctcctgggtaGCTGCCATCTTTGCTGCTTCCCTTCTTTTTCAgctcctctttctctttcctcttctcctccatGCGTACAATGTGCAGGACATGGCCCAGGTAGATGAGGGTTGGAGTGGAGACAAAAATGATCTGCAGCACCCAGAAGCGGATGTGAGAAATGGGGAAGGCTTTGTCATAGCAAACATTTTCGCAACCAGGTTGCTGCGTGTTGCATGTAAAGTCCGACTGCTCGTCTCCCCAGacctcctcagcagcagcccccagcaccaGGATCCTGAAGATAAACAGTACCGTCAGCCAAACCTTGCCAATAACCGTGGAGTGCTCCTGCGCGTTCTCTAACAGTCTCCCCAGAAAGCTCCAGTCACCCATTGTTTCAGATTTCTAACCTACAACAAGAACACCAAAGCAATTAGAGCAATGTTAAAACATCTTATAATTATACAACACTGGGGCAGAACAGATTGATCCTCGACAAATGATATTTCTTAAGGGCACTTGCTTTTGCAGAACTAAATAACCCCAGGAACACGCAACCATGGCCTTTGGTGGGCACAGAAGGGAGATGTTTAATGCTCTCACAGAGCCCATACAGGGTTAAGTGCCTATACACAACTGGCAAGAAGGATTCGTAAGTTAGAATTTCTAccagatttaaatatttaaaaaccccaTTTCAGTTTCCTCTGTCTGAGATCACTCTAACTGCTCCTGCTTATATTTAGAAAAGAACAGGTAGAAATCAGAtcaattaaacaaaataatcctGCTATTAATGCAGCTGCACTGGTATTCAGCGTGTAATGCAAAATTTGTCTAATAATTTTATTGTTATCAGAATGTATGTCGTCCAGCAATCAGAAAGTTAGTAATAGGTTTCTGCTATTTTCAAACTGCACAAACATAGAAAAAGAATTACTCAAAACCTATGGAAT encodes:
- the GJA3 gene encoding gap junction alpha-3 protein, yielding MGDWSFLGRLLENAQEHSTVIGKVWLTVLFIFRILVLGAAAEEVWGDEQSDFTCNTQQPGCENVCYDKAFPISHIRFWVLQIIFVSTPTLIYLGHVLHIVRMEEKRKEKEELKKKGSSKDGSYPGAAASGSGGGGGSNNVKDQPIVKRGKEKLPIRDERGRIRMGGALLRTYVFNIIFKTLFEVGFIVGQYFLYGFELKPVYQCSRSPCPHTVDCFISRPTEKTIFIIFMLVVASVSLLLNMLEIYHLGWKKLKQGMTSQYILEMPVATMTPVMVTGESKPVSLPPPAPPVVVTTATPAPVLPDTRAVTPLLAPVTMASYYATAAPRPRPPSNTTSMASYPAAPQVPEERHRAVTPTPISTPVTIPTPIPTPTPAVINYFNSSSRALPSEQNWVNMAAEHPGKASSSSAGSSTPSSVRHPLPEQEEPLEQLLPPPAVLPIAAANSGSSTSLSGASGSKWDVEGEVELSGARPVSAACTTVEMHEPPLLVDTRRLSRASKSSSCRARSDDLAV